GGCGACGGCTGGGCCGACTCTCCCATGACCCGAGTCTCACTCGACGGGCTCGTCAAGCGCTACGGTCCCGTCCGCGCGCTCGACGGAATCTCGCTCGAAATCGTGGACGGCGCCTTCGTCTCGCTGCTGGGACCCTCGGGCTGCGGCAAGACCACGACGCTCAAGCTCATCGCTGGCTTCGAGGCCGCCGACCAAGGCTCGATCTGCTTCGACGGCGGGGACGTCTCCCGTGTTCCGGCCGAGCGTCGAAACATCGGCATGGTCTTCCAGAACTATGCGCTCTTTCCCCACATGACGGTGGCGGGCAACCTCGCCTTCGGACTGGAGGTCCGTCGCGTCGCAAAGCCGGAGATCGCCAAGCGCGTCCGCAGCGTGCTCGAGACGGTGCAGCTCGCCGAACATGCCGAACGCTATCCGCGTCAGCTGAGCGGCGGCCAGCAGCAACGCGTAGCGCTGGCTCGCGCCCTGGTGATCGAGCCGCGCATCTTGCTGCTGGACGAGCCGCTCGCCAATCTCGACGCGAAGCTGCGCGAGGAGATGCGGGTGTTCATCCGCGATCTGCAGCGGCGGGTGGGCATCACCACGGTCTATGTCACCCACGATCAGGCCGAGGCGATGACCATGTCCGACCTCGTGGTGGTCATGCTCCATGGCCGGATCTCGCAAGCGGGGCCGCCCGCGGAGATCTACGAGCGGCCGGCCTCGCTCGAGGTTGCGCGGTTCGTCGGGCAAGCGAACCTGATCGAGGCGCGCGTCATCTCGCGCGCCAACGGCGGCTGGACGTTGGCGACACCGCTCGGGCTGATGACGCTCCCCGGCGACCGGCAACTGGCCGAGGGTCAGCGGGCGATGGTCGTGGTGCGGCCAGAATCGATCGCCATGGCGCGGCCTGAGGCCGGAGGGGCCGGATGGTCCGGGCGTATCGCCGCCCGGTACTACTCCGGCAGCGTCGTCGACTATCGCGTCATGCTCGACTGCGGCACGGAGCTGCACGCGCAAGCAGGGTCGGGCATGGGCTTCTCCGAAGGCGACCCCGTGCGCGTCACGGTACCCGACGACCGAATCTGGGCGATTGCGGCGGCATGAACCCGACCCGCCAGAGCCCCATCCACCTGAACCAGGTGCGGCGCCTTTCGCTCATCGCCCCGGCCGCCGTGCTTTTGGTCGCCTTCCTCCTCCTGCCTTACCTCAACATCGTCCTCATGAGCCTCCGTCCGCCGGCCCAAGGCGCGCCTTACGGCGCCGGCTTCACGCTCGCCAACTACGCAAAGGCGCTCACCGATCCCTACTACCTCGGCAACCTCTTCGGCACCCTCTGGGTCGGTGCCGCCACGACCGTCGCCTGCCTCGTCCTTGGATTCCCGGTCGCCTGGCAGCTCGCCCGCGGCGCCGGGCGATGGCGCGGCCTCTGCTACGGCATCGTACTGTCGCCGCTTCTCGTCGGCATCGTCATCCGCAGCTTCGGGTGGACGATCCTCCTCGGCAACAACGGCCTCATCAATCGGGGGCTCGTCCGTCTCGGCGTGATCGAGGCGCCGCTGGCGCTCATGTACAACGGCCTTGGCATCGTGATCGCGCTCACGCACGTGTTTCTGCCATTCATGATTCTGCCGATCATGGGCGCGATCCAGGGCATCGATCCGGCATTGGAGACGGCCGCTCGCTCGCTCGGCGCCGCGAGGATGCGAATCTTCAGGCGGATCGTCTTTCCGCTCGCCATGCCCGGCATCCAATCCGGCTGCATCCTTGTCTTCGTGCTGGCGATCAGCAGCTATGTGACGCCCGTGCTGATCGGGGGCATGCGGGTGAAGACGCTGGCGGTGACCGTGGTGGACACTCTCATCGACGCCTTCCAATGGCCGTTCGGCGCGGCGCTGGCGCTCATCCTGACGTTTGCGGGAGCCGCTTGCGTCGCGATATTCGCCCGGGCGACCCGGATGCGCTGGGCCGTCCTCTAATGGCTCGGCTCGGCTTGGCGACGGCTTGTGGGCTCGTCTACTTGTTTCTGTTGGCGCCAATCGTTGTCGTGGCGGGAGCCTCGTTCAACGCCGGCGCCTTCCTCACATTTCCGCCGCAAGGCGTGTCGCTGCGCTGGTACGACACCTTCTTCCACAATGAGGTATTCCTGCGTGCGATCCGCACGTCGGTGCTGGTGGCCGCGATTACGACCGTGATTTCGGGCACGATCGGCACGGCGGCGACTATTTTCTATGTCCGCTACGCCGGCCGCCAGCGCGATTGGGTGCGCTTGGCGTTGCTCTCGCCGCTGCTCCTGCCCGACGTGCTGACGGCGATTGCGCTCTTGTTCTTCTTCTACACCATCGGTTTCGGCGGGCGCGGGCTCGCCGGCATGGTGGTCGGCCATGTGCTGATCACGCTACCATTCGTCTTCTTGAACGTCTCGGCCTCTCTGGACGGCCTCGATGAGACCTACGAGCTGGCTGCGCGCAGCCTCGGCGCGGGGCCGCTGCTGCGGTTCCGCCGCATCGTGCTGCCGCTGATCAAGCCTGGAGTAATCGCCGGCTGCATGTTCGCCTTCATCGTGTCGTTCGACACGTTCTCGATCTCGTTCCTGCTGAAGGGCATCGGCGGCAGCACCCTGCCCATTCAGCTATTCGACTATCTGCGCATGAATTTCACGCCTGAAGCGGCCGCGGTCTCGACCCTGAGCATCGCCTTGACCATCGCCGTTGTGGTCGTGGCGGAGACCGTGCTCAAGCTCAGGATCCAGCGGTTCTGAGCGACCGCTCGGGCGGCGGCGCGTCCAGCTAGACTGGGCGGTGTCGCCGGCCGCTGCCGCGATGCAGCACCTCGTCCGTCGACAGCACATCGCCCGGCTCCAGGTTCGAGCGCCGGGCGAGCTCGCGATAATAAGGGGTGAAGTCGGGACGCGTCGCGTCGAACAGCTCCTCGAAATCGTCGATGACGAAGTAGGTCTCTTGGAAATCATCGATCCGATAATTGGTGCGCATGATCCGCAACAGATCGAAGCGGAGACGATTGGGGCCCGGATCGTCGAGGGCGTAGACCGACTCGCCCTTGCTCGAGACGATGCCCGAGCCATAGATGCGCATGCCCGCATCGGTCCGCATCAGGCCGAACTCGACCGTGTACCAATAGAGCCGCGCCAGATTGTGCAGGCCGCCGAGCCGCAAGGCCTTGATGCCGCCCTCGCCATAGGCCTGCATGTAATCGCCGAACACCGGGTGCACCAGCAAGGGCACATGGCCGAAGACGTCGTGGAAGATGTCCGGTTCCTCGATGTAGTCGAGCTGGTCCGGCCGGCGGATGAAGCAAGTCGAGGGAAAGCGGCGGTTCGCCAGATGCTCGAAGAAGATCGCATCGGGCACCAGCCCGGGCACGGCGACGATGCGCCAGCCCGTGCGCTTCTGCAGCACCTCGTTGAGCCGGCGGAAATCCGGGATGCCGTCGGCGGCCACGCCCAAGGCCGAGATGCCGTCCAGGAATTCAACCGCGGCGCGGCCGACCAGGAGCCGCTGCTGGCGCTCGAACAGCGTGCGCCAGATGCCATGCTCCTGGGTGGTGTAGGCGCCGTGGTCCTGCTCGATCGTGTAGTCGGCGCGGGTCGATGCTGGCCGCTGGGGATTCTGCTTCTGGGCGAGCGCCATGGGACTCTACCCCTTGGTCGATAGACCCATGTGAGGCCGAATGCCGGCGGTTTTCAAGTGCCTCGGCGGCGATTCGGCCGCTTCGATCGCCGCACCCGGAGGGCGGCGGCCAACGCCAGCTCGGCCCAGGGCCTGAAGGCTTCGGCGTCGTCCAGAGCCTCCTCGGGCGGCATATGGAAGCCCAGGGAGTAGTCGCTCTTTTGGCTGGGACGAAACGCTGCCAGGGAGCGCTCCTCGAAGCGGGGCCGGGTCTCAGGATCGGTCTTGAGATAGAGCTGATCCTTCCAGACGATTGCGACGAAGGCACCGTCGAGATAGACGCCGTGGCCGCCGAACATGCGCCGCATCGAGACATGCCCGAGGGGCGCCATCAGCTCGCCGATGAGTGCCAGAAAGCCCTCGCTCATGGGCCCGCCACCGTCGAGTGTCGGCGAAGACGTCGTTGCCCGTGTCGTCGACCACGATGAAGGCCGGAGGCCGCGACAATCTGCAGGGGGCCAAGCATCGCTCATATTTAGCGCCGACGCGCACGCACGTACATGCCGGCGCGTTTCCGGGCCAATTAGTACACGAGCTCGTTGCCGTCCTGGCCGTCGGAGAAGGTGATGTCGCCGCGCGAGGCAAGGTCCTTGGCAAGCTGCACCATATTCATCTGGGCCTCGTCCACCTCCTTCAAGCGGATCGGCCCCATGGAAGCCATATCCTCGCGCAGGAGCTTGCCGGCGCGCTCGGACATGTTGGAGAAGAACAGGTCGCGGAGCGTCTCCGAGGCGCCCTTGAGCGCGATCGCCAGCTTGCCCTTGTCCATCGTGCGGAGCAGCGTCTGCGCCCCGCTCGGGTCCAAACGGGACAGATCCTCGAAGGTGAACATGAGCGCCTTGATCTTCTCGGCGGAATCCTTGTTGCGCTCGCCCAGCGCCTCGATGAAGCGCGCTTCGGTGGAGCGGTCGAGGCTGTTGAAGATCTCGGCCATCATCTCGTGGGTGTCGCGCCGGCTGGTGCGCGCGAGGTTGCTCATGAACTCGGTCCTGAGCGTGCGCTCGACGTCGGAGAGCACGTCCTTCTGCACCGCCTCCATGCGCAGCATGCGCATCACCACTTCCATGGCGTAGTTTTCCGGCAATAGGCCAATGACCTTGGCCGCGTGCTCGCCCTTGATCTTGGCGAGGATCACGGCAACGGTCTGCGGGTACTCGTTCTTGAGGAAGTTGGCGAGGACGATCTCGTTCACGTTGCCGAGCTTGTCCCACATGGTCCGGCCGGCCGGACCGCGGATCTCCTCCATGATGTCTTTGCCGCGGTCGCCGCC
This sequence is a window from Pseudomonadota bacterium. Protein-coding genes within it:
- a CDS encoding ABC transporter ATP-binding protein, coding for MTRVSLDGLVKRYGPVRALDGISLEIVDGAFVSLLGPSGCGKTTTLKLIAGFEAADQGSICFDGGDVSRVPAERRNIGMVFQNYALFPHMTVAGNLAFGLEVRRVAKPEIAKRVRSVLETVQLAEHAERYPRQLSGGQQQRVALARALVIEPRILLLDEPLANLDAKLREEMRVFIRDLQRRVGITTVYVTHDQAEAMTMSDLVVVMLHGRISQAGPPAEIYERPASLEVARFVGQANLIEARVISRANGGWTLATPLGLMTLPGDRQLAEGQRAMVVVRPESIAMARPEAGGAGWSGRIAARYYSGSVVDYRVMLDCGTELHAQAGSGMGFSEGDPVRVTVPDDRIWAIAAA
- a CDS encoding ABC transporter permease gives rise to the protein MNPTRQSPIHLNQVRRLSLIAPAAVLLVAFLLLPYLNIVLMSLRPPAQGAPYGAGFTLANYAKALTDPYYLGNLFGTLWVGAATTVACLVLGFPVAWQLARGAGRWRGLCYGIVLSPLLVGIVIRSFGWTILLGNNGLINRGLVRLGVIEAPLALMYNGLGIVIALTHVFLPFMILPIMGAIQGIDPALETAARSLGAARMRIFRRIVFPLAMPGIQSGCILVFVLAISSYVTPVLIGGMRVKTLAVTVVDTLIDAFQWPFGAALALILTFAGAACVAIFARATRMRWAVL
- a CDS encoding ABC transporter permease gives rise to the protein MARLGLATACGLVYLFLLAPIVVVAGASFNAGAFLTFPPQGVSLRWYDTFFHNEVFLRAIRTSVLVAAITTVISGTIGTAATIFYVRYAGRQRDWVRLALLSPLLLPDVLTAIALLFFFYTIGFGGRGLAGMVVGHVLITLPFVFLNVSASLDGLDETYELAARSLGAGPLLRFRRIVLPLIKPGVIAGCMFAFIVSFDTFSISFLLKGIGGSTLPIQLFDYLRMNFTPEAAAVSTLSIALTIAVVVVAETVLKLRIQRF
- a CDS encoding phenylalanine 4-monooxygenase, whose product is MALAQKQNPQRPASTRADYTIEQDHGAYTTQEHGIWRTLFERQQRLLVGRAAVEFLDGISALGVAADGIPDFRRLNEVLQKRTGWRIVAVPGLVPDAIFFEHLANRRFPSTCFIRRPDQLDYIEEPDIFHDVFGHVPLLVHPVFGDYMQAYGEGGIKALRLGGLHNLARLYWYTVEFGLMRTDAGMRIYGSGIVSSKGESVYALDDPGPNRLRFDLLRIMRTNYRIDDFQETYFVIDDFEELFDATRPDFTPYYRELARRSNLEPGDVLSTDEVLHRGSGRRHRPV
- a CDS encoding TfoX/Sxy family protein; this encodes MSEGFLALIGELMAPLGHVSMRRMFGGHGVYLDGAFVAIVWKDQLYLKTDPETRPRFEERSLAAFRPSQKSDYSLGFHMPPEEALDDAEAFRPWAELALAAALRVRRSKRPNRRRGT
- a CDS encoding flagellar motor switch protein FliG, encoding GGDRGKDIMEEIRGPAGRTMWDKLGNVNEIVLANFLKNEYPQTVAVILAKIKGEHAAKVIGLLPENYAMEVVMRMLRMEAVQKDVLSDVERTLRTEFMSNLARTSRRDTHEMMAEIFNSLDRSTEARFIEALGERNKDSAEKIKALMFTFEDLSRLDPSGAQTLLRTMDKGKLAIALKGASETLRDLFFSNMSERAGKLLREDMASMGPIRLKEVDEAQMNMVQLAKDLASRGDITFSDGQDGNELVY